In one window of Primulina tabacum isolate GXHZ01 chromosome 8, ASM2559414v2, whole genome shotgun sequence DNA:
- the LOC142553529 gene encoding serine carboxypeptidase-like 51: protein MKKSRFVAPHFAYLVFSIPFFLQVSAAKASGTGDGSEAWGYVEVRPKAHMFWWYYRSPNRDQYPNKPWPIILWLQGGPGASGVGIGNFEEIGPLDTDLKPRNSTWLSIADLLFVDNPVGTGYSFVEDPKILVKTDYEAATDLTTLLIEVFNRNQTLQKSPLYFVAESYGGKYAVTLGISVLKAIESGKLKLKLGGIALGDTWISPEDFVFSWGPLLKDVSRLDNNGLEKSNRLAEQIKQELDAGKFEEATESWSELENVITASSNSVDFYNFLLDSGMDPVSLTTSELSQHIAMKRYSRYLNSLRSTTGGDVDIDSLMNGVIKKKLKIIPKNVQWGGQSDLVFSALEADFMKPRIDEVGELLAKGVNLTIYSGQLDVICSTKGTEDWVSKLKWDGLRSFLSMERTPIYCGQEKMTKGYFKSYRNLQFYWILGAGHFVPVDQPCVALNIIRGVTQSPVA from the exons ATGAAAAAGTCCCGTTTTGTTGCACCTCATTTTGCTTATCTTGTGTTCTCGATTCCATTTTTTCTTCAAGTATCAGCAGCCAAAGCTTCGGGAACTGGAGATGGATCAGAGGCGTGGGGATATGTTGAAGTCAGGCCCA AAGCCCATATGTTTTGGTGGTATTACAGAAGTCCAAACAGGGATCAATATCCAAACAAACCATGGCCAATCATTCTTTGGCTGCAGGGTGGACCT GGTGCTTCTGGAGTTGGGATTGGGAATTTTGAAGAAATTGGGCCATTGGATACAGATTTGAAGCCTAGGAATTCGACATGGCTAAGCATTGCTGATCTCTTATTTGTG GATAATCCTGTTGGAACTGGATATAGTTTTGTGGAAGATCCAAAAATTCTCGTGAAAACTGATTATGAAGCTGCGACTGATTTAACTACACTTTTGATCGAAGTTTTTAATAGAAACCAGACCCTCCAAAAGAGCCCTCTTTATTTTGTTGCAGAATCTTATGGAGGAAAATATGCTGTTACCCTTGGAATATCAGTTCTCAAAGCTATAGAATCTGGAAAATTAAAGCTCAAACTTGGAG GAATTGCATTGGGCGACACTTGGATTTCACCAGAAGATTTTGTG TTTTCATGGGGTCCTCTCCTCAAAGATGTCTCCAGGCTAGACAACAATGGCCTAGAAAAATCAAACAG ATTGGCTGAGCAAATTAAACAAGAACTTGATGCCGGTAAGTTCGAAGAGGCTACCGAATCATGGAGCGAGCTCGAGAATGTTATTACTGCTAGCAGTAACTCAGTG GATTTCTATAATTTTCTGTTGGATTCAGGGATGGACCCTGTATCATTGACAACTTCGGAGCTATCTCAGCACATAGCGATGAAGCGATACTCGAGATATTTGAATTCGTTGAGGTCTACCACTGGTGGTGATGTTGATATTGATAGTTTAATGAATGGCGTGATAAAAAAGAAACTGAAGATTATACCAAAAAATGTTCA ATGGGGAGGGCAATCAGATCTTGTTTTCTCTGCATTAGAAGCAGATTTCATGAAGCCAAGGATCGATGAG GTTGGTGAGTTGCTAGCTAAAGGAGTCAATTTGACCATTTACAGCGGTCAG TTAGATGTCATTTGCTCAACAAAAGGAACTGAAGATTGGGTGTCAAAGCTCAA ATGGGATGGGCTGAGAAGTTTCTTGAGCATGGAAAGAACACCAATTTATTGTGGGCAGGAAAAGATGACAAAGGGTTATTTCAAATCTTACAGGAACTTACAGTTCTACTGGATCCTTGGAGCTGGACACTTT GTTCCTGTGGACCAGCCCTGTGTGGCACTGAACATTATACGTGGCGTCACTCAGTCTCCAGTTGCATAG